In a single window of the Streptomyces sp. NBC_00285 genome:
- a CDS encoding VOC family protein, producing MERVLGIGGHFMRAADPAALSAWYRDCLGLDADENGLWRQETGLTVFATFESDTDYFGSRAQQTMLNFRVRDLDAMLAQLRAEGADVAEETQDMEGVGRFGWVTDPEGNRVELWQPA from the coding sequence ATGGAACGTGTGCTTGGAATCGGCGGACACTTCATGCGGGCAGCCGACCCTGCGGCCCTGAGCGCGTGGTACCGCGACTGCCTGGGCCTGGACGCCGACGAGAACGGTCTGTGGCGCCAGGAAACCGGGCTCACGGTGTTCGCGACGTTCGAGTCCGACACGGACTACTTCGGCTCTCGCGCCCAGCAGACCATGCTCAACTTCCGGGTCCGCGACCTTGACGCGATGCTCGCGCAACTGCGTGCCGAGGGAGCGGACGTGGCCGAGGAGACCCAGGACATGGAGGGCGTGGGTCGCTTCGGCTGGGTCACCGACCCCGAGGGCAACCGCGTCGAACTGTGGCAGCCCGCCTGA
- a CDS encoding SDR family NAD(P)-dependent oxidoreductase gives MHIDGSSALVTGGASGLGLATARRIIGRGGRVVIADISEEQGGKAVADLGEAARFVRADVTDETAVGQALDAAQELGTLRAVVHCAGRGGDHTRIIDRDRNPGELATFAEVVRVNLLGTYNVLRLAAARLAGNEIVDGDRGAMVLTASVAAFDGQIGQTSYTASKAGVHGMTLVAARDLAGWNIRVNTIAPGIMDTPMLGRLREDIREGLAASVPHPKRLGDPDDFARLAVEMLENPYLNGQTVRLDGALRMAPR, from the coding sequence ATGCACATCGACGGTTCCTCGGCGCTGGTCACCGGCGGCGCCTCCGGGCTCGGCCTGGCCACCGCCCGCCGGATCATCGGCCGCGGCGGCCGCGTCGTCATCGCGGACATCTCCGAGGAGCAGGGCGGCAAGGCCGTCGCCGACCTCGGTGAGGCCGCCCGGTTCGTCCGCGCCGACGTCACCGACGAGACCGCGGTCGGTCAAGCCCTCGACGCGGCACAGGAGTTGGGCACCCTGCGGGCGGTCGTGCACTGCGCGGGCCGCGGCGGCGACCACACGCGGATCATCGACCGTGACCGCAACCCCGGTGAACTCGCCACGTTCGCCGAGGTCGTACGCGTCAACCTCCTCGGCACCTACAACGTGCTGCGCCTGGCCGCCGCCCGCCTCGCCGGCAACGAGATCGTCGACGGCGACCGGGGAGCGATGGTCCTCACCGCCTCGGTGGCAGCCTTCGACGGCCAGATCGGCCAGACCTCCTACACCGCCTCCAAGGCCGGCGTGCACGGCATGACCCTCGTCGCCGCCCGTGACCTCGCCGGCTGGAACATCCGGGTGAACACCATCGCCCCCGGCATCATGGACACCCCGATGCTCGGCCGCCTCCGCGAGGACATCCGCGAGGGCCTCGCCGCGTCCGTGCCTCACCCCAAACGCCTCGGCGACCCCGACGACTTCGCCCGCCTGGCCGTGGAGATGCTGGAGAATCCGTACCTCAACGGTCAGACCGTCCGGCTCGACGGCGCCCTCCGTATGGCCCCGCGATGA
- a CDS encoding FadR/GntR family transcriptional regulator, producing the protein MATAADLEPADERVGTLGAQIAQRIEADVIRRGWPVGESLGSEVDLRERYGVSRAVLREAVRLVEHHRVATMRRGPGGGLFVTAPDAGPATRAMVIYLEYVGTSVTDLLHARLLLEPIAAGLAADRVTEDGIGALRATLVEERAHRDEPGVHSQDPLHPVLGQLSGNPVLHLFIDVLTRLTARYAHTSRRISKAETYTAKETSHQAHCAVVDAVTAGDGARAQTELALHLESVAAWIEKHRVRRGRRISGNVIEPEPAEGPRAKLAEVVAARIHEDIAARGRQVGQVLGSEGDLLARYGISRAVLREAVRLLEYHSVARMRRGPGGGLIVAAPEAQASVDTMALFLEYQGVTADDLRIVRNAIELGVVARVTARQAEDGVRDEVAERLARAVRRPTEGPAEDRRKADLFHTELAELAHNPVLSLFLAIITELFRKHAAGHDQPLPGDTAADDVQHIHQRILDAILDGDAGLAKHRMRRHLDALIPWWH; encoded by the coding sequence ATGGCGACCGCCGCCGACCTGGAGCCCGCCGACGAACGGGTCGGCACCCTGGGCGCGCAGATCGCCCAGCGCATCGAGGCGGACGTGATCCGCCGTGGCTGGCCGGTCGGCGAGTCGCTCGGCTCCGAGGTCGACCTGCGCGAACGCTACGGGGTGAGCCGCGCGGTGCTGCGCGAGGCGGTCCGGCTCGTCGAGCACCACCGGGTCGCCACGATGCGGCGCGGCCCGGGCGGCGGTCTGTTCGTGACCGCGCCCGACGCGGGCCCCGCGACCCGGGCCATGGTGATCTACCTGGAGTACGTCGGCACCAGCGTCACCGACCTGCTGCACGCCCGCCTCCTGCTGGAGCCGATCGCCGCGGGACTCGCCGCGGACCGCGTCACCGAGGACGGCATCGGCGCCCTGCGCGCCACGCTCGTCGAGGAGCGCGCCCACCGGGACGAGCCCGGCGTCCACTCCCAGGATCCGCTGCACCCCGTGCTCGGGCAGTTGTCGGGCAACCCGGTCCTGCACCTCTTCATCGATGTGCTCACCCGTCTCACCGCGCGCTACGCGCACACCTCGCGCCGGATCTCCAAGGCCGAGACGTACACGGCGAAGGAGACGTCCCACCAGGCCCATTGCGCCGTCGTGGACGCCGTGACCGCCGGGGACGGCGCCCGCGCGCAGACCGAACTGGCCTTGCACCTGGAGTCGGTGGCCGCCTGGATCGAGAAGCACCGGGTGCGGCGCGGCCGGCGGATCTCGGGGAACGTGATCGAGCCCGAACCGGCCGAGGGGCCGCGGGCCAAGCTCGCCGAGGTGGTCGCCGCGCGCATTCACGAGGACATCGCCGCACGTGGCCGGCAGGTCGGCCAGGTGCTCGGCTCGGAGGGCGATCTGCTCGCCCGCTACGGCATCAGCCGCGCGGTCCTGCGGGAGGCGGTGCGGCTCCTGGAGTACCACTCGGTGGCCCGGATGCGCCGCGGCCCAGGCGGCGGCCTGATCGTCGCCGCCCCCGAAGCGCAGGCCAGCGTCGACACCATGGCGCTCTTCCTGGAGTACCAGGGCGTCACCGCCGACGACCTCAGGATCGTCCGCAACGCCATCGAACTCGGCGTCGTCGCCCGGGTCACCGCCCGGCAGGCGGAGGACGGCGTGCGCGACGAGGTCGCCGAGCGGCTCGCGCGGGCGGTGCGCCGGCCCACGGAGGGGCCGGCCGAAGACCGGCGCAAGGCCGACCTGTTCCACACGGAACTGGCCGAACTGGCCCACAATCCCGTGCTGTCGCTGTTCCTCGCGATCATCACCGAGCTGTTCCGCAAGCACGCCGCAGGTCACGACCAGCCCCTGCCCGGCGACACGGCCGCGGACGATGTCCAGCACATCCACCAGCGCATCCTCGACGCGATCCTGGACGGCGACGCCGGGCTCGCCAAACACCGGATGCGACGCCATTTGGATGCACTCATTCCCTGGTGGCATTGA
- a CDS encoding TetR family transcriptional regulator, with translation MSTRVPQERRRRRPTRSGVLLSEELIVETALRLIGEHGPEALSVRRLGAALGCDPTALYRYFHDTDDLVLAIADRIIGDAMAGFVPGDDWVASLREMALRVRAGYVAHPRAAAMAAHRVTRRTSEIQAVDTGIGLLLSAGFGPADATRLYLAFIDTVLSHAATDAAFQALPRQQREADQRAWRDVYQDLDPQTYPALTVVRRELPGLADSSFEEAVDLLLEALAARAPGGGASTRSSSRG, from the coding sequence ATGTCCACCCGTGTCCCGCAGGAGCGCCGACGCCGGCGGCCCACCCGCTCCGGTGTCCTGCTGTCCGAGGAGCTGATCGTGGAGACCGCGCTGCGGCTGATCGGCGAGCACGGTCCCGAGGCGCTGAGCGTGCGCAGGCTGGGCGCGGCGCTGGGCTGTGACCCGACCGCCCTGTACCGCTACTTCCACGACACCGACGATCTGGTGCTCGCCATCGCCGACCGGATCATCGGCGACGCGATGGCGGGGTTCGTCCCCGGGGACGACTGGGTGGCCTCACTGCGCGAGATGGCGTTGCGGGTGCGCGCCGGGTACGTCGCCCATCCGCGGGCCGCCGCGATGGCCGCGCACCGGGTGACCCGGCGCACGAGTGAGATCCAGGCCGTGGACACCGGTATCGGCCTGCTGCTGTCCGCGGGCTTCGGCCCGGCCGACGCGACGCGGCTGTATCTGGCCTTCATCGACACCGTGCTCAGCCACGCGGCCACGGACGCGGCGTTCCAGGCGCTCCCGCGACAGCAGCGCGAGGCCGACCAGCGGGCGTGGCGGGACGTCTACCAGGACCTGGACCCACAGACGTACCCGGCGCTCACCGTGGTCCGCCGCGAGTTGCCCGGGCTGGCGGACAGCTCGTTCGAGGAGGCGGTGGACCTCCTGCTGGAGGCGCTCGCGGCCCGCGCGCCCGGCGGCGGAGCATCCACCCGGAGTTCGTCACGCGGATGA
- a CDS encoding acyl-CoA dehydrogenase family protein: MTDDGFRADLRAFLADQHPGRRPKGPASTEAAGQAVGLRGRQPRRLRAVQIHGGYGYVRESEISRFHADAKILEIGEGTNEIQRNIIARARLSGRPWPAPRPPRGRAGVPAGRV; the protein is encoded by the coding sequence ATGACCGACGACGGCTTCCGCGCCGACCTGCGGGCCTTCTTGGCGGACCAGCATCCCGGCCGCCGCCCCAAGGGCCCCGCAAGCACGGAGGCCGCGGGCCAAGCCGTAGGCCTCCGAGGTCGCCAACCGCGCCGCCTCCGAGCGGTGCAGATCCACGGCGGCTACGGCTATGTGCGCGAGTCGGAGATCTCCCGGTTCCACGCCGACGCCAAGATCCTGGAGATCGGCGAGGGCACCAACGAGATCCAGCGCAACATCATCGCGCGGGCCCGCCTCAGCGGCCGGCCGTGGCCGGCTCCCAGACCGCCTCGGGGTCGAGCGGGAGTTCCGGCCGGTCGCGTGTGA
- a CDS encoding GNAT family N-acetyltransferase, protein MTIMYEWRGDFESTDVNILHAEAFGHPVLDVDWLTRVRRHSVGWVCARRSGELVGFVNVAWDGGVHAFLLDTMVGAGLRHAGIGAGLVAEAARGARAEGCAWLHVDFEEELAGFYFDACGFRATSAGLIAL, encoded by the coding sequence ATGACGATCATGTACGAATGGCGGGGCGACTTCGAGAGCACGGACGTCAACATCCTCCACGCGGAGGCGTTCGGCCATCCGGTCCTGGACGTCGACTGGCTGACGCGGGTCCGCCGCCACAGTGTCGGCTGGGTCTGCGCACGGCGCTCCGGCGAGCTGGTCGGCTTCGTCAACGTGGCCTGGGACGGGGGAGTGCACGCCTTCCTGCTCGACACCATGGTCGGCGCCGGTCTGCGGCATGCGGGGATCGGCGCCGGACTCGTCGCCGAGGCGGCCCGTGGGGCCCGCGCGGAGGGCTGCGCGTGGCTGCACGTCGACTTCGAGGAGGAGCTGGCGGGCTTCTACTTCGACGCCTGCGGCTTTCGGGCGACGAGCGCGGGACTCATCGCACTCTGA
- a CDS encoding amidohydrolase → MSHTADLVLTGGPVHTVDPARSRATAVAVRDGRIAAVGHDEVRELIGPRTEVVDLAGKLLLPGFQDAHVHPQGAGLELGLCHLADTVDPAEYLRRIRTYADRNPDVEWITGGGWSLEAFPGGAPTAATLDAIVPDRPVFLPNRDHHGAWVNSRALERAGIDSRTPDPADGRIERDADGNPTGMLQEGAVHLVGRLVPDPTPQQQLAALLRAQAVLHSYGVTAWQDAIVGRYANMTDPAPTYRTALDRGLLTARVVGALWWDRARGAEQIPELIAKREELSGGLFRASTVKVMQDGIAENHTAAMLDPYLTGCGCASDNSGISFVEPGELRKYVTELDAAGFQVHFHALGDRAVREALDAVESARTANGWRDTRHHLAHLQVVHPHDVPRFRALGASANLQMLWAAHEPQMDELTLPFLGAERGARQYPFGDLLRAGATLAAGSDWPVSSPDPLQAIHVAVNRIAPEAPVGTPEFLPEQRLDLGAAIAAYTAGSAHVNHLDDLTGSITVGRSADLVVLDRDPFAGPPEEIAAGRALQTFVAGRRVHAAQDA, encoded by the coding sequence ATGTCACACACCGCGGACCTCGTCCTCACCGGCGGTCCCGTGCACACCGTCGATCCCGCCCGCAGCAGGGCCACCGCCGTGGCCGTGCGCGACGGGCGGATCGCCGCCGTCGGCCACGACGAGGTGCGCGAGCTCATCGGCCCGCGCACCGAAGTCGTCGACCTGGCCGGGAAGTTGCTGCTCCCCGGTTTCCAGGACGCCCACGTCCATCCCCAGGGCGCGGGCCTTGAACTGGGCCTGTGCCACCTCGCCGACACCGTCGACCCGGCCGAGTACCTGCGCAGGATCAGGACATACGCCGACCGGAACCCGGACGTCGAGTGGATCACCGGCGGCGGCTGGTCCCTGGAGGCCTTTCCCGGCGGCGCGCCCACCGCCGCGACCCTCGATGCGATCGTCCCGGACCGGCCCGTGTTCCTGCCCAACCGCGACCACCACGGCGCCTGGGTCAACAGCCGGGCCCTGGAACGCGCGGGCATCGACTCCCGTACCCCCGACCCCGCCGACGGCCGAATCGAACGCGACGCCGACGGCAACCCCACCGGCATGCTCCAGGAAGGCGCCGTCCACCTGGTGGGGCGACTGGTCCCGGATCCCACGCCGCAGCAGCAACTCGCCGCCCTGCTCCGGGCCCAGGCCGTCCTGCACTCGTACGGCGTCACCGCCTGGCAGGACGCCATCGTCGGCAGGTACGCCAACATGACCGACCCGGCACCCACCTACCGCACGGCCCTCGACCGGGGTCTGCTCACCGCCCGCGTGGTCGGCGCCCTGTGGTGGGACCGGGCGCGCGGCGCCGAGCAGATCCCCGAACTGATCGCCAAGCGGGAGGAGTTGAGCGGTGGACTGTTCCGGGCCAGCACGGTGAAGGTCATGCAGGACGGCATCGCGGAGAACCACACCGCCGCGATGCTCGACCCGTATCTGACCGGCTGCGGCTGCGCCTCGGACAACAGCGGCATCAGCTTCGTCGAGCCGGGCGAGCTGCGGAAGTACGTCACCGAGCTCGACGCGGCCGGCTTCCAGGTCCACTTCCACGCGCTCGGCGACCGTGCGGTGCGCGAGGCCCTCGACGCCGTGGAGTCCGCCCGCACGGCCAACGGGTGGCGCGACACACGCCACCACCTCGCGCATCTCCAGGTCGTCCACCCGCACGACGTCCCCCGGTTCCGTGCCCTGGGAGCGAGCGCCAACCTCCAGATGCTGTGGGCCGCGCACGAACCGCAGATGGACGAACTGACCCTGCCCTTCCTCGGCGCGGAACGCGGCGCACGGCAGTACCCGTTCGGTGATCTGCTGCGGGCCGGTGCGACCCTGGCCGCCGGAAGCGACTGGCCGGTCAGCAGCCCCGATCCGCTCCAGGCCATCCATGTCGCCGTCAACCGGATCGCCCCCGAAGCTCCCGTGGGCACCCCGGAGTTCCTTCCGGAGCAGCGGCTCGACCTGGGCGCCGCCATCGCCGCGTACACGGCGGGCAGCGCCCATGTGAACCACCTCGACGACCTCACCGGCAGCATCACCGTCGGCAGGTCGGCCGATCTCGTCGTCCTCGACCGGGACCCGTTCGCGGGACCGCCCGAGGAGATCGCCGCCGGCCGCGCCCTGCAGACCTTCGTAGCAGGCCGAAGGGTCCACGCGGCGCAGGACGCCTGA
- a CDS encoding APC family permease, producing the protein MSSAPPASSPPGSSLRRSLGVVDGVALAASSTAATTSIAIGMGTIATIVGLQAPALLLLAFLPVLGIATAYARLNRSEPNMGNGYVWVGRSLGPWPGFLTGWVTLVGSIIFCAYTSAIMGSVVLILANKAGLHSVAGIALDPTSTGVTTAIGLVILVALTVLAVTGIRAATRFQFALLVFEYAVLLAFCGWALVTGDHALSLSWFNPFEISSGKTFAQGMVLAVFFFWGWDAAFSVNEETKSPGEAARGGLIALFAMLGLFLFASVAFQREMSLTELVTNGPQALPYLGEKLAGEPWATLPVVALMFSAVASVQATLIPTARGLFAMSRDRTMGPLWTRIHPRYGTPAAGTVVVMAIAGVVALLAVAIPKLSDMLLAAVNAIGLIVALYYGLTAIACAVRFRSARHEGPREALLAIGVPAVSGLILLGLGCYLGYSYLTMSDHFELSPDNGWFMFSLPAVIVLAGLGMAAVAKYGRHSPYFTTGRGTDAESLTLPMDRTAA; encoded by the coding sequence ATGTCGTCAGCACCGCCCGCGTCCTCCCCGCCCGGATCGTCGCTGCGCCGTTCCCTCGGCGTCGTCGACGGCGTCGCCCTCGCCGCCTCCAGCACCGCGGCCACCACCAGCATCGCCATCGGCATGGGCACGATCGCCACCATCGTGGGACTCCAGGCCCCGGCCCTCCTGCTCCTGGCCTTCCTGCCGGTCCTCGGCATCGCCACCGCCTACGCCCGCCTGAACCGCTCCGAACCGAACATGGGCAACGGCTACGTCTGGGTCGGCAGATCGCTCGGCCCCTGGCCCGGGTTCCTGACCGGCTGGGTCACGCTGGTCGGCTCGATCATCTTCTGCGCCTACACCAGCGCGATCATGGGCTCGGTCGTCCTGATCCTCGCCAACAAGGCAGGGCTGCACAGCGTCGCCGGCATCGCCCTCGACCCGACGTCCACCGGTGTCACCACGGCGATCGGACTCGTGATCCTCGTCGCCCTCACCGTCCTCGCCGTCACCGGGATCCGGGCCGCCACCCGCTTCCAGTTCGCCCTGCTGGTCTTCGAGTACGCGGTCCTGCTGGCCTTCTGCGGCTGGGCCCTGGTCACGGGGGACCACGCCTTGTCCCTGTCCTGGTTCAACCCCTTCGAGATCTCCAGCGGCAAGACCTTCGCCCAGGGCATGGTCCTCGCGGTGTTCTTCTTCTGGGGCTGGGACGCGGCCTTCAGCGTCAACGAGGAGACGAAGAGCCCCGGCGAGGCGGCCCGCGGCGGCCTCATCGCCCTCTTCGCGATGCTCGGTCTGTTCCTCTTCGCCTCGGTCGCCTTCCAGCGCGAGATGAGCCTGACCGAACTGGTCACGAACGGCCCCCAGGCCCTTCCGTACCTCGGCGAGAAACTGGCCGGCGAACCCTGGGCCACCCTGCCCGTGGTCGCGCTGATGTTCTCCGCGGTCGCCTCCGTACAGGCCACCCTGATCCCCACCGCACGCGGCCTGTTCGCCATGAGCCGCGACCGCACCATGGGACCGCTGTGGACCCGCATCCATCCGCGCTACGGCACCCCCGCCGCCGGCACGGTCGTGGTGATGGCCATCGCCGGAGTGGTCGCCCTGCTCGCCGTCGCCATCCCCAAGCTGAGCGACATGCTGCTGGCCGCAGTCAACGCCATCGGCCTGATCGTCGCCCTCTACTACGGCCTCACCGCGATCGCCTGCGCGGTGCGCTTCCGCTCGGCGCGCCACGAAGGGCCCCGGGAAGCACTGCTCGCCATCGGCGTGCCGGCCGTGTCCGGACTCATCCTGCTGGGCCTCGGCTGCTACCTCGGATACTCGTACCTGACCATGAGCGACCACTTCGAACTCAGCCCCGACAACGGCTGGTTCATGTTCTCCCTGCCCGCCGTGATCGTCCTCGCCGGCCTCGGCATGGCAGCCGTCGCCAAGTACGGCAGGCACTCGCCGTACTTCACGACGGGCCGCGGCACCGACGCCGAGTCCCTGACCCTTCCGATGGACCGTACGGCAGCCTGA